One segment of Arcanobacterium phocae DNA contains the following:
- a CDS encoding protein-tyrosine phosphatase family protein, whose product MATWKDGAGVITLPSGRRVRGRSWRVVTEEQADLAIVLTTSVGNRFGAPTIMSRAGETIAIDWPDYRLPRRPAQALQTLRDALSQAADKKVEITCAGGVGRTGTALAILAVFDGMDPHDAIDLVQREYNPQSVASPAQRAFVMDLGADVN is encoded by the coding sequence GTGGCAACTTGGAAAGATGGCGCTGGCGTCATTACCCTACCGTCTGGACGTCGTGTCCGCGGACGGTCATGGCGAGTAGTCACTGAAGAACAAGCTGATCTAGCTATTGTTCTTACCACCTCCGTAGGAAACCGCTTTGGAGCACCAACGATTATGTCCCGCGCTGGCGAAACGATCGCTATCGATTGGCCGGATTACCGGCTTCCACGCCGCCCAGCTCAAGCCCTCCAAACTCTACGCGATGCGTTGAGCCAAGCAGCCGATAAAAAGGTTGAAATTACCTGTGCTGGGGGAGTGGGACGAACTGGCACTGCGCTCGCGATTCTTGCGGTATTTGATGGGATGGATCCCCATGACGCAATTGACCTTGTGCAACGCGAATATAATCCGCAATCGGTTGCTTCACCAGCTCAGCGAGCATTCGTCATGGACTTGGGTGCAGACGTTAACTAG
- a CDS encoding alpha/beta hydrolase family protein: MFIDPATPTSPERHVLETLAALSVASEEIESYGTHPSQVIEWYGPADGEPVVFVHGGGYRSHLSIAHARPAALALGEEGYRVALIEVRKEQSNPDVTLQDLQTLALRPDLAQATWIGHSLGGTLAIDVVLEPSLPPKKAIGLAPFCQLIDTDNSHPETAGIAEWIGGTTAEKPQMYEKLDPLTRLEELGEAGFADGGLNIQVIHGEDDLIIPVAHVREHAASPIRIAIVPGANHADLIRPGHDAWLFLLGALRAD, encoded by the coding sequence ATGTTCATTGATCCGGCAACACCCACGAGTCCAGAGCGTCATGTCCTTGAGACGTTGGCGGCCCTTAGCGTTGCCAGCGAGGAAATCGAGTCTTACGGGACGCATCCTTCGCAAGTTATCGAATGGTATGGTCCAGCTGACGGTGAGCCAGTAGTTTTCGTTCATGGTGGAGGATATCGTTCTCACCTCTCCATCGCTCATGCGCGACCAGCTGCGTTAGCACTCGGCGAAGAAGGCTACCGAGTAGCTCTCATTGAGGTGCGAAAAGAACAGAGTAATCCGGACGTAACATTGCAAGATCTCCAGACTTTAGCGCTACGTCCAGATCTGGCACAAGCGACGTGGATTGGTCATTCTCTTGGCGGAACCTTGGCGATCGACGTCGTCCTCGAACCGAGTTTACCTCCGAAAAAAGCGATAGGTTTAGCGCCATTTTGTCAGCTTATCGATACTGACAACAGTCATCCGGAAACCGCAGGTATTGCGGAATGGATCGGCGGTACGACTGCCGAGAAGCCGCAGATGTACGAGAAGCTGGATCCTCTTACCCGGTTAGAAGAACTTGGCGAAGCTGGATTTGCAGACGGGGGTCTCAATATCCAAGTCATTCATGGGGAAGATGACCTGATCATTCCAGTGGCACATGTGCGTGAGCATGCCGCCAGTCCGATTAGGATTGCTATTGTTCCGGGTGCTAACCATGCAGATCTTATTCGACCTGGACACGATGCCTGGCTCTTCTTACTAGGGGCGCTCCGGGCGGACTGA
- a CDS encoding M18 family aminopeptidase — translation MSNLDSFSSRSYAQAFGEFIAESPTSYHAAEQVANQLVAAGFDRCEQTEAWPHISRGVMVIAGAVVAWQLPEKFTAHTGARIVGSHTDSPSFKIKPVATSTVAGYSQVNVEVYGGPLLNSWLNRDLGIAGQIVTTDGERHLVKTDALMTIPQLAPHLDRSQNDDLKLSRQRDYHPVWAVGEADVMEYICASAGIDAEHVAGTDLYAYDTAESRIYGGPNKDAFFCSGRQDNLTSVYASLQAFLAVAQADKKHDDVLIFVAFDHEEVGSGTPTGASGPILESTLRRIVDSSELAGDEGYWRFIAQSSCISADAGHAINPNKVEKHDPAHHPILGGGPLLKINSQQRYATDAIGSATWLRAAHQAGVQTQEFVSNNDVPCGTTIGPLTATRFGMTTVDVGVAMLSMHSVREITNPGDLLAMAKILEAYWMGA, via the coding sequence ATGAGTAATCTCGATTCTTTTTCTTCTCGTTCATACGCCCAAGCATTCGGCGAATTCATCGCTGAGTCCCCCACCTCGTATCACGCTGCTGAGCAAGTAGCTAACCAACTTGTTGCCGCTGGTTTTGATCGCTGCGAACAAACCGAGGCTTGGCCACACATTTCCCGCGGAGTCATGGTTATTGCCGGAGCTGTGGTAGCTTGGCAACTTCCAGAGAAGTTCACTGCACACACCGGAGCACGGATCGTCGGGTCGCATACAGATTCGCCGTCGTTCAAAATCAAACCGGTCGCAACGTCCACGGTTGCTGGATACTCGCAAGTAAACGTCGAAGTTTATGGTGGTCCGTTGCTAAACTCCTGGCTAAATCGAGACCTCGGAATTGCCGGTCAGATAGTAACAACTGATGGGGAACGCCATCTTGTTAAAACAGATGCCCTGATGACGATCCCGCAACTCGCGCCACACTTGGATCGGTCTCAGAATGATGATCTCAAATTATCTCGGCAACGCGATTATCATCCTGTGTGGGCAGTAGGTGAAGCAGATGTTATGGAATACATCTGCGCCAGTGCAGGTATCGATGCAGAACACGTAGCCGGCACAGACCTCTACGCATATGACACCGCCGAGTCCCGGATCTACGGCGGGCCGAACAAAGACGCCTTCTTCTGTTCTGGGCGGCAAGACAACCTTACCTCGGTGTACGCCTCGCTCCAGGCTTTTCTTGCGGTGGCGCAAGCAGATAAAAAGCATGATGACGTGTTGATCTTTGTGGCATTCGATCACGAAGAAGTCGGTTCTGGAACCCCGACTGGCGCGAGCGGACCAATTCTAGAAAGTACGTTGCGCCGAATCGTTGATTCCTCAGAACTCGCAGGTGATGAAGGCTACTGGCGGTTCATTGCGCAATCGTCATGTATTTCAGCCGATGCTGGCCACGCTATCAATCCAAACAAGGTGGAAAAACACGATCCGGCACACCATCCGATTCTCGGCGGCGGCCCGCTACTGAAAATCAATTCCCAGCAGCGCTACGCTACGGACGCTATCGGTTCTGCTACGTGGCTGCGTGCCGCTCACCAAGCCGGTGTGCAAACGCAAGAGTTCGTTTCGAATAATGACGTGCCTTGCGGGACCACGATCGGACCACTAACCGCGACCCGTTTTGGTATGACCACGGTGGATGTGGGGGTTGCGATGCTCTCCATGCACTCGGTTCGCGAAATAACAAATCCGGGTGATCTGCTTGCTATGGCAAAAATCCTTGAGGCCTATTGGATGGGGGCATGA
- a CDS encoding class I adenylate-forming enzyme family protein translates to MKPRYNPADALDLAAANHGGRTAIHYGKKALSVSDCAHITRQLAQLLADRGVGAGDRVALVARNCPYHMLLHIACARIGAIFVPVSYRFAQPELRDVLDFVQPVVVVVDPETAQVCDSWIPADTFVIDDDDEFAPLPSDLWVGFAPLSASYRLYQGTNIFLRDTDDSQGGAMLLTSGSTGRPKAVYLTHEQLWWGSQNFREGFEYSNYDVELVTVPLTHVGGFNGTTLDLFSHGGTIVIIREFDPGRVLAEIEQHRVAMMFAVPTIYAALLAHPDFEKHDLSSLRLPLIGGAICPPDLLSRMAQHGLRPLNVWGMTEAAAAGFMLSQDLLEEAPGAIGIPFPHVHAKIVDSRGCESDTGELVISGPNVVDGYWHDPGFSAEACREGWLYTGDMARRDEAGYVWVLGRIGQQINTGGEKVNPEEVSHVLRQLAYVRDVAVVGIPDPVWGEAVAAAVVLAPGAELPEIGEIREFVAQHIARYKAPRVAITVTALPTNANGKVDMAAVKELIEQSI, encoded by the coding sequence ATGAAGCCTCGATACAATCCAGCTGACGCGCTTGATCTCGCTGCTGCTAATCACGGTGGCCGAACGGCAATTCACTATGGCAAAAAAGCGTTGAGCGTATCCGACTGCGCACATATCACACGGCAGTTGGCACAGCTCTTAGCCGATCGCGGAGTCGGAGCCGGAGATCGAGTCGCGTTAGTAGCGCGCAACTGTCCGTATCACATGCTGCTTCATATTGCTTGTGCGCGGATTGGCGCCATTTTTGTTCCGGTTTCCTATCGATTCGCGCAGCCCGAACTTCGTGATGTTCTGGACTTTGTTCAGCCCGTCGTAGTTGTGGTGGATCCGGAAACGGCCCAGGTGTGTGACAGTTGGATACCAGCAGATACCTTCGTGATCGATGACGACGACGAGTTCGCGCCCCTCCCGAGCGATCTGTGGGTAGGTTTCGCTCCCTTATCAGCGAGCTACCGGTTGTACCAGGGAACGAATATTTTCTTGCGGGATACCGATGATTCCCAGGGCGGGGCAATGCTGTTAACTTCCGGCTCGACCGGGCGCCCGAAAGCCGTCTACCTTACGCACGAACAACTATGGTGGGGTTCGCAGAATTTTCGCGAAGGGTTCGAGTACTCTAATTACGACGTCGAACTCGTGACGGTACCGTTGACGCATGTTGGTGGATTTAATGGAACAACGTTGGATCTGTTTTCGCATGGCGGCACAATCGTGATTATTCGTGAGTTTGATCCCGGCCGGGTGCTGGCAGAGATTGAGCAACATCGGGTAGCCATGATGTTCGCTGTTCCTACTATTTATGCGGCACTTCTAGCACACCCTGATTTTGAGAAGCATGACCTATCATCGTTGCGGTTGCCGCTTATCGGTGGAGCTATCTGTCCGCCAGATTTGCTCAGCCGAATGGCACAGCACGGTTTACGGCCGTTAAATGTGTGGGGGATGACGGAAGCTGCAGCAGCTGGTTTCATGCTCTCACAAGATCTTCTTGAGGAAGCTCCCGGCGCCATCGGGATCCCCTTTCCGCATGTCCATGCAAAAATTGTTGATTCGCGTGGCTGCGAATCGGATACTGGTGAACTTGTTATTTCTGGTCCGAATGTGGTTGACGGATATTGGCATGATCCTGGTTTTAGCGCCGAGGCATGCCGGGAGGGTTGGCTGTATACCGGCGATATGGCGCGTCGTGACGAAGCCGGATACGTGTGGGTTCTGGGCAGAATTGGCCAGCAGATCAACACCGGTGGCGAAAAAGTTAATCCCGAAGAGGTGTCTCATGTTCTGCGGCAGCTTGCGTATGTGCGAGATGTTGCCGTCGTGGGAATTCCCGATCCAGTGTGGGGCGAAGCCGTGGCGGCGGCAGTTGTGTTAGCGCCGGGCGCCGAGTTACCAGAAATAGGGGAGATCAGAGAATTTGTGGCGCAACATATTGCACGCTATAAAGCTCCCCGGGTAGCTATTACAGTGACAGCCTTACCGACGAACGCCAACGGCAAAGTCGATATGGCAGCAGTTAAAGAGCTGATTGAGCAGAGTATTTAA
- a CDS encoding lipoyl synthase, whose protein sequence is MADRVNPEHRKLLRVEERNRETPIEKKPSWIKTTATVGTEYTDMRSRMEGASLHTVCAEANCPNIYECWEDREASFLIGGDICTRRCDFCFIKTGRPTEYDRDEPRRVAQSVVDMRLNYVTITGVTRDDLDDGASWLYAETCRQIHSMSPTTGVELLIDDMRGGEKSLVHVFESRPEVLAHNLETVPRIFKKIRPAFRYERSLDLITFASESGLITKSNLILGMGETRDEIIQAMQDLKDAQCDLLTITQYLRPSPLHHPIDRWVKPQEFVELSKIGYEMGFAGIMAGPLVRSSYRSGSLWARAMAHKGWEIPENLKAIGASAEHGLGVGGGHARQEAATLVARGH, encoded by the coding sequence ATCGCAGACCGAGTAAATCCCGAGCATCGCAAACTACTGCGGGTCGAGGAACGCAACCGCGAAACCCCCATCGAGAAAAAACCAAGCTGGATTAAGACCACAGCAACAGTAGGAACCGAATACACCGATATGCGGTCCCGCATGGAAGGGGCTTCGCTCCACACTGTTTGTGCCGAAGCGAACTGTCCAAACATTTATGAGTGCTGGGAAGACCGCGAAGCGTCATTCCTGATCGGCGGCGATATCTGTACTCGCCGATGCGATTTCTGTTTTATTAAGACCGGACGCCCCACCGAATACGATCGTGACGAACCGCGGCGCGTTGCCCAGTCAGTGGTTGATATGCGTCTGAACTACGTCACCATCACCGGAGTTACGCGCGATGATCTCGACGACGGCGCCTCGTGGCTCTACGCCGAAACCTGCCGTCAAATCCACAGCATGTCCCCCACCACCGGTGTTGAGCTCTTGATTGACGACATGCGCGGCGGCGAAAAGTCACTCGTCCACGTCTTTGAATCCCGGCCGGAAGTTTTGGCACATAACCTCGAAACAGTGCCGCGTATCTTCAAGAAAATCCGGCCAGCGTTCCGTTATGAGCGCTCTCTCGACCTCATCACTTTCGCTTCGGAATCAGGTCTGATCACCAAGTCCAACTTGATCCTCGGCATGGGCGAAACACGTGATGAGATTATCCAGGCAATGCAAGATCTCAAGGATGCGCAGTGCGACCTGCTGACCATCACGCAGTACTTACGCCCGTCACCGTTGCATCATCCAATTGACCGTTGGGTGAAGCCACAAGAATTCGTCGAGCTCTCCAAGATCGGATACGAGATGGGATTTGCGGGCATCATGGCTGGCCCATTGGTGCGTTCCTCATATCGTTCTGGCTCGTTATGGGCACGCGCAATGGCCCATAAGGGCTGGGAGATTCCGGAGAACTTGAAAGCTATTGGGGCGTCCGCAGAACACGGACTCGGAGTTGGCGGCGGCCATGCCCGCCAAGAAGCAGCCACGCTCGTGGCTCGTGGGCACTAA
- the lipB gene encoding lipoyl(octanoyl) transferase LipB: MQIINLLNHGPLPYMHIDALQRYIHERVASQQAPDTFIVWESEHTYTAGRRTKPQDIPDDDVPVITMDRGGSVTYHGPGQLVIYPIVKVTAPKDVVAFVRSTESALIDAVSTFGIQAKAVAGRSGVWIDAANMPTHLESKLCAIGIKFANDATMHGMAFNVTTDLERFMRVIPCGITDAGVTSLAQLGVATTLENTAQALIPHLVQAYQQFLERPESAVVVHPNPTQLLEEALAQQTTPPPQTGVTWKRESVAKTPTKEASWPSQTE, encoded by the coding sequence GTGCAGATCATAAATCTTCTTAACCATGGCCCATTGCCATACATGCATATCGATGCTTTACAGCGATATATCCACGAAAGAGTGGCATCTCAGCAAGCTCCCGACACCTTCATCGTTTGGGAATCAGAGCACACCTATACTGCGGGGCGACGAACTAAGCCACAGGACATTCCGGACGACGACGTTCCAGTTATTACGATGGACCGTGGCGGTTCGGTAACCTACCATGGCCCCGGCCAACTCGTGATCTATCCCATTGTGAAAGTCACTGCCCCTAAGGACGTTGTCGCTTTTGTTCGTAGCACCGAAAGCGCCCTTATCGATGCAGTCAGTACATTTGGGATTCAGGCCAAAGCGGTAGCGGGGAGATCTGGCGTATGGATTGACGCAGCGAACATGCCAACCCACCTAGAGTCAAAGCTTTGCGCTATCGGAATTAAGTTTGCCAACGACGCCACCATGCACGGGATGGCGTTTAACGTTACTACCGATTTAGAGCGATTTATGCGCGTCATCCCTTGCGGTATCACTGACGCTGGCGTAACCTCCTTGGCTCAATTAGGAGTAGCAACAACTCTAGAAAACACTGCACAGGCCCTTATCCCTCATCTCGTGCAGGCATATCAACAGTTTTTAGAACGGCCGGAATCCGCCGTCGTCGTTCACCCCAACCCAACTCAGCTATTAGAAGAAGCTCTCGCCCAGCAGACCACGCCACCCCCGCAAACCGGCGTAACATGGAAACGAGAATCTGTCGCTAAAACCCCTACTAAGGAGGCATCGTGGCCATCGCAGACCGAGTAA
- a CDS encoding ABC transporter permease: MLKFILRRLLNYLLLLVVAVTLAYFIAGTQLDPRSKLIEAEISSGKNISYEQVVHTVDQRLTGWNINPTDPIMDRFVHWVGMISHWDWGYSPQGSSINAEIANRVPISLQLVFLGFFIGILGGVALGAWAAVHQYSKRDRIISIAAMIIISTPAMVIAVFLQIGATYANQAAGYQIFNFIGPTSAIPPDGFWLQLFDRLQHLLLPTVSMALSSIASYSRIQRNLMLDTLGADYVRTARAKGVRFGTAIRKHALRTALIPIATYFAFGIATLILGAAITEQVYGWNGMGIYSVGTITGADINGTAAVVAFAGTCTLTGAFLSDVAISMVDPRVRVG, encoded by the coding sequence ATGTTAAAGTTCATTCTTCGGCGACTGCTGAACTATCTGCTTTTGCTGGTAGTAGCAGTTACCCTTGCCTACTTTATCGCCGGCACCCAGCTGGACCCGCGTTCGAAGCTCATTGAAGCTGAGATTTCTTCTGGTAAGAACATTTCATACGAACAAGTTGTGCATACAGTTGATCAGCGTCTGACTGGTTGGAACATTAACCCAACTGATCCAATCATGGATCGATTCGTTCACTGGGTTGGCATGATTAGCCACTGGGACTGGGGATATTCGCCTCAGGGAAGCAGTATCAATGCAGAAATTGCTAACCGTGTTCCAATTTCTCTTCAGCTCGTCTTCTTAGGCTTCTTCATCGGAATTCTCGGTGGAGTCGCCCTTGGTGCTTGGGCTGCAGTACATCAGTACTCTAAGCGCGATCGCATCATTTCGATTGCGGCGATGATCATTATTTCTACTCCGGCAATGGTTATTGCGGTATTCCTACAGATCGGTGCAACATACGCCAATCAGGCCGCAGGATACCAGATCTTTAATTTCATTGGACCAACCTCTGCCATCCCGCCAGACGGTTTCTGGCTCCAACTCTTTGATCGTCTACAGCACTTGTTACTGCCAACAGTTTCGATGGCACTGTCCTCGATCGCTTCCTATTCCCGTATCCAGCGTAACTTGATGCTTGATACTCTCGGTGCAGACTATGTTCGCACAGCCCGAGCAAAGGGCGTCCGTTTCGGAACTGCAATCCGTAAGCACGCGCTACGTACTGCGCTTATTCCGATTGCGACTTACTTTGCTTTCGGTATCGCAACTCTGATCCTCGGCGCTGCTATTACTGAACAGGTCTACGGCTGGAACGGTATGGGTATTTACTCGGTGGGCACAATTACCGGTGCCGATATTAACGGTACTGCGGCGGTTGTGGCTTTTGCTGGAACGTGTACGCTAACCGGTGCTTTCTTGTCCGATGTTGCCATTTCCATGGTTGATCCACGAGTAAGGGTGGGATGA
- a CDS encoding ABC transporter permease produces the protein MTTEHSPMVSRADVDTVQAQLEKDAQIRLESSHRYTRGQLIRRRFLRNWTAVVGVFMLGGVILFALFGSYLSSWDYLTRDRTAALQAPSPNHWFGTDNRGRDLFALTVQGLRTSLVIGFSVAFLQTGWAALFGSSIAYFGKWVDKAGSWIIDLMLVIPSFLLIAVINQRLGGQSGSVPVLIFLLALFGWMLTARVVRSMTMSVKNLDYVHAAQYMSVPPFVVIVRHIIPNISSLLIIDFTLGIAGAVLSETTLSYFGLGIKDPQISLGGLIGSGQSSALTHSWLFVPPALVLVFMLVSVNFIGDGLRDAIDPTSKSGGKA, from the coding sequence ATGACTACTGAACATTCCCCAATGGTGAGCCGGGCTGATGTTGATACTGTTCAAGCTCAGCTCGAAAAAGACGCTCAGATTCGCCTAGAAAGCAGCCACCGCTACACGCGTGGCCAATTGATTCGGCGTCGGTTTTTACGCAATTGGACTGCGGTAGTCGGAGTTTTCATGCTCGGCGGCGTGATCCTCTTTGCGCTATTCGGTTCCTACCTCAGCTCATGGGACTATCTCACCCGTGATCGTACGGCTGCGTTACAAGCTCCGTCTCCTAACCACTGGTTCGGAACAGATAACCGTGGTCGCGATCTATTTGCGTTGACTGTTCAAGGTTTGCGCACCTCGCTGGTCATTGGTTTCTCGGTTGCATTCTTACAAACTGGTTGGGCTGCGCTTTTCGGATCGTCGATTGCATACTTTGGCAAGTGGGTAGATAAGGCCGGATCGTGGATCATCGATCTTATGCTCGTTATCCCATCATTCTTGCTGATCGCTGTGATTAACCAGCGTTTGGGTGGCCAGTCTGGCTCAGTTCCAGTACTGATCTTCCTTCTAGCGCTATTTGGATGGATGCTGACGGCACGCGTGGTTCGTTCTATGACCATGTCAGTGAAGAATCTGGATTACGTTCATGCCGCTCAGTACATGTCAGTTCCACCTTTCGTCGTCATTGTTCGCCACATCATTCCGAATATTTCTTCACTACTGATTATTGATTTCACACTGGGAATCGCAGGTGCAGTTTTGTCTGAGACAACACTGTCCTATTTCGGTTTGGGAATTAAGGACCCACAGATTTCTCTCGGTGGCTTGATCGGTTCGGGCCAATCGTCTGCACTTACGCACTCGTGGCTCTTCGTTCCACCGGCATTGGTTCTGGTTTTCATGCTGGTATCAGTGAACTTTATTGGTGACGGTCTCCGTGACGCTATCGATCCAACATCTAAGTCTGGAGGAAAAGCATGA